The genomic region GTACAGAGCGGGTCGGGACAGAGAGGTGTACAGGGGGTTGTGGGAGGAGTTGAGGGTGGAGTTGTGGAGGAGGTGGCAGGAGGAGTTGGGGGGGGTgttgaggggggaggagagggaggggaggttGGGGTGGTTGACGAAGGTGCTGTCGAGGTTGGTGGTGCACGGGGcggagggggtggaggggtggtGGGTGGAGGTGTATTTTTCGGGGTGGGGGGGTGCGTTGGAGGGGGCGGAGAGAGCGGGTGGGTGCGAGAGTGGGGGGTGGTTGGCGGAGAGGTTGAATCGACATGGTCGGCGTTGCGGGGGGATGTTGATGAGGATGAGGGCGAGGTCGGGGGAGTTTTTCGAGCCGGTGAGGGAGAGGGCGGTTTGCTTTGCGGTGGAgtggatagagaggggggtggaggggggtgtggcGGAGAAGTTGTTGTTGATGTTGCGGATGGAGTTgaggaggggggagtgggggaCGTGGTCGAGCGGGTTGTTTAGGAGCGTGGTGGAGCGTTATTTGTGCCTGAGTTATGAGGAGGTGGATCGGTGGAGGTCCGACCCGCAGAGCGTGTGTTTTGCGCCGCACGAGGAGCCGTTTGAGTCGGAGTTGCGCGAGGTGGCGGAGGAGTGTGTGTTGGTTATGTTGGAGAGGTGGTCGAGCTTGGCGGTGGAGGAGTTGTTGGGGTCAGTGGTGGAGGGCGAGAGGGCGTGCAGAGAGAGGCCGTCGATGGGCGAGGAGATCCGGTTGGACGGGTGGTACTACGCGCTGGGGCTCGCGGTGGACAGGGAGTTGGTGGAGTGTCCAGAGGTCGAGGAGGAGTGGTCGTCTCCGATTCTGAGGAGGAGAATGCTGTGGCTAGCGGAGAAGTCAAACCGCGTCGAGAAGATCCCTCGTGCCCTGGAACGCGTGGTGCGTGCCCTGTCAAGCGATCCGGACGTGGTGAATCGGCTGTCGGCGGCGAGAGCGCTTCAGCGGATCGTCGACGGCTTCAGATTCGACTTCGAGCAATCGGGCATCTGTCGACTGCTCGAGTTGGCCCTCTCGTCGCTGTGCGAGCTGCCGTTTGCGCTCCGCGACCAGGGGCCCATCGAGACGGCGTTGCAGTCGCTGTCGCACCTGCTGCTCGCGTCGAGCGGGCGCGTGGGGCGCCGCGCGGAAGGCCCTCTGCGACTCGCTCTGTCAATGTGGGCGGAGAGCTCCCTGGAGCCAATCCGGGGCTCGGTTCTAGAGCTGCTGTCCCGAGTGGTCTCGTGTCTGGAGACGGAATCGAACTCCGTCCACGAGGCGATCGCGCCGATCATCGCGTGTTCAGTGTCTCCGGACAACCCCCTCCTGGAAGAAGGACTGGGGCTGTGGGTCTCGGCGGTCCGCTCGGCCCCCTCGGCATCTGAGCAACTGGTCTCTCTGCTCGAATCGCTGAGCCCAGTGCTGCTGTCTGCGTCGTGCCACTGCTCTCCGGAACTCCTGGACCTGTCAGTCCAGCTGGTCGAGAGCCACGTCCTAATGGGATTTCCGGAGTTTGTCGGGAAACTCTGGGAGTTGTTCTGTCGCGTCCTGGACGAGGTAAACCCCTCGATATCGAAACTGGTCTCTAAGGCCCTTTACGTGATCCTGCTGACTCAACCCTCGAGCGAGGTCGCGCGCCTGCAGCCCGTGTTCTCCAGGCTGGCATCCTCTGTCTCGTCGGATCCAGTGCATTGTCCAGTTTTCCACCTGGAATTGCTGAATTTGCTACTGCTGTTCCACCCGCCGTGTCTTGCGAGCCTCATGTCCCCCCTGGAGCTGCTGTCCGCCTCGCTCCGGCGCTTCCACGCGATGGAAGACTGGTACCACCGGAAGGCGTTCCTGATGGCGGCCTGTTCGCAGCTCTGGACGGAGCAGCTCTCCTCGCGGTCTCCCGTGCTGTCGGAGTGCATCAGCCTTTGTCTGTCGAGCGACGCGGACCTCGACCACTTCGAGGAGTGCGAAGAGGCCCCCAACCTCGACCCCGAGCTGGTCGCAGTTCCCAAGCTCCACCCGAACTCGCTCCAGGCGCAGCAACTGAGGCAACTGCGCCTGTGTGACCCCGTGCGCCAAGTGGAGCTGAGGCAGTGGGCCTCGCAGGCGCTGCGCGCCGCGTCCGCGCTGGACGGAGCGTCCTTGGACGCGGTGCTCTCGTCGCTTCCTGAGGCTGTAAAGTCTGAGTttcgataatttttatttttatttttttttctggcgCTCGCGCCCTTTTTATCCACTCCGCCCGTCATTTTTCGCATTTTGAGCTATCGCGGCGAATCAAGCGTCTAGGCACCATGGAATCGGATTGCACGGCGACAGTGACCCCCGGCGGGCGAGCATATGGACTTGTTCCCATCGATAGCGTCTTGCGATTTCCTCGGCTTCGAGTTCGGAGGTCGTTCGTACGCGGACCAACTCCGGGACGCCTCGAAGAACACCACGCAGTTCTGCGCGGTGACGGTGGACATCGTGACGTTGAAGGTGCGCGGGGCTCGGCCGGTCCGCGAGCTGGTTGGCGTCTGAGGGGACCTGTCAAACTTTTTTTTTGGCAGTTTTGCGAGTTACTGAGCGTACGTTGGAGCAGGAGATGAAGGTGGTGTGGATCGAGCACGACTTTTCGTTCATGGGCGGGTCGCTGGGGTGCGCGGAGGGGGAGAAGATCACGCTGGGGTTCGAGCTGGCGTACCAGAGACAGATCCCGGTGGTGGTGGTTTGTCAGTCGGGCGGCGCGCGCATGCAAGGTACGCAGGGGGACGAGGGGCGGGGACTGGGGGCGCAGGCGGCGCGCTGACGGTTTTTGGACTGAGCAGAGGGGACGTTGTCGTTGATGCAGATGGCGAAGGTGTCGGTGGCGGTAGCGGTACGGGGACGGGGCGTGGGAGGTGGTTTTCAGGGCTTCGGgggttgggtttttttttttttttttcgggcggTTGAGTTTGGCTTTTCTCGAGGCCGGAGGCGTGGGTCGTTTGGGCGATTGGCCTCGGGTGACTGATTTTCTTCCGTTTTGAAGGCGCTGAAAAGGCGGAGAATACCGTTCATAAGCGTGTGCAAGGAGCCCTGCTACGGGGGGGTGTCGGCGTCCTACGCGATGCAGGGAGACGTGAGGATAGGGATCGCGGACGCGAGGATAGGGTTCGCGGGTCCGAACGTGATTTTGAACACGGTGTACAAGATGAACCAGACGCAGTACGACGCGGAGTGCCCGCCGAATTTTCAGTCGGCGGAGTACTTGAAGGAGAACGGGCAGCTGGACATGGTGTTGGAGGACATATCGGAGCTGAGGGGCGTGTGCGGGGACATCTTGCACATACTGTACAAGTCTAGGTTGGACAAGGAGAGGAATTGTCTGGAGAGCGCGGAGAGGTGCGTGAGCGAGGGGGGGAGAGTGTGTGTGCGCCTGAAGTGTGTGTCTGACGTGTGTTGTGGTGGGACGCGAAAAAGCGCGGAGACGGAGGAGTTGCCGGTGGAGTGCGGCGAGCCGGTGCGCCACGAGGACCACACGGCGGCGAGGAGGGCGGACAGGGTGGGGGCGCCGGACATTTTGAAGGGCGCGTTCAGCATGTACATGAGTTTGGAGGGGGACGGGAGGATAGGGACGGACACGGCGCTGAGGGGCGGGATAGCGCTGTTTGAGAACCAGCCGTGCGTGGTGTTGTCGaactacacacgcgagacagataattaCGGCATGGCGTCGCCGCACGGGTACCGCTTGGCGTTGAGGTTGATGTTGTTGGCGGAGCACTTTGAGATACCGTTGTTCACGTTGGTGGACACGGTGGGGGCGTATCCGTCGTTCGAGTCGGAGAAGATGGGGCAGTCGGAGGCGCTGGCGAGCAATTTGGTGGCGATGGCGGGGTTGAGGGTGCCGATCGTGTcgctggtggtgggggagggggggtcggGCGGGGCGCTGGCGATTGCGATGGGGAACAGCGTGGGGATGATGGAGAGGGGGTATTACGCGGTGATATCTCCGGAGGGGGCGGCGTCGATATTGGGTCGGTACAGGGACGGGGAGGAGAAGGCGAGGAAGTTCGGAGGGACGCGACGGAGCTGGCGAGGCGCCAGCACATCTTCGCGTACCAGTTGAAGGAGTTGGGCGTGGTGGACTACGTGGTGCCCGAGTCGAGGGGGAGAGTCGAGCGGAGCGCGTGATGCAGGAGGTGGAGAAGATTCGGGAGTGTTTTTCGAGGGTGCTGAGGGGTCTGTCGAAGTTGACGCCGGAGGAGTTGGTGAGACAGAGGTACAACAAGTTTCGCAAGCTGGGGAGGTTCAAGGTGATGTCGGAGGAGGAGATTTCGGTGTTGAAGTCGTCATTCAGGGGCGCGAGCAGGCCGTCGTCGAAGGCGCGTTCGGTGAATTTGGGGCCGCATTCGAAGACGCTGCACTTCGTGGCGGACGTGACGATGAACGGGGCGCACTCGAGGTATTTGGGGCGGTGTCCGTTCACGCTGGTGATGCCGACGAGTCTGGATTCGGAGGTGTACTGGCGGGCGAGGCGGGGGGGGAGTTGAGGGCGTCGGAGAACGCGAAGTCGGTGCTGGACCGAGACGGCCCGGAGGCGCTGAGGAGGTGGGTGCTGAGGCAGGGGAGGGTGCTGGTGACGGACACGACGATGAGGGACGCGCATCAGTCGCTGCTGTCGACGAGGGTGAGGACGCTGGACCTGTTGGAGGCGGCGAGCGAGGCGTCGATCGTGCTGCACGACGCGTTTTCGCTGGAGGTTTGGGGGGGTGCGACATTTGACGTGTGCTACCGGTTCCTGTATGAGGACCCCTGGAACCGCCTGAGGCTGCTGCGCCAGAAGAtaccgaacgtgctgttccaaatgCTGATTCGCGGCTCGAACGCGCTGGGGTACAAGAACTACGCGGACAACGTGGTGGAGAGGTTCGTGGAGCTGGCGGCGAAGAACGGCATCGACGTGTTCCGGATCTTCGACTGCTTCAACGACTTGTCCCAGATGAAGGTCTGCATCGACGCGGTTCGCCGCGCGAACAAGGTCGCGGAGGTGTGCGTCTGCTTCACGGGCGACTTCCTGTCCGCGGACGAGTCGATCTACACGCTCGCGTACTACCAGGACCTCGCCAGGCGGGTGACCGACGCGGGCGCGCACATCCTGTGTATCAAGGACATGGCGGGCCTCGTCAGGCCGCAAATGGCCAAGCCGCTCATGGAGGCCATTCGGTCCGTCACCGATTTGCCCGTACACTTCCACACACACAACACGTCTTCGGCCTCGTTCGCGACCTGCCTGAGCATGGTGGAGCACGGCTGCCACATCATCGACCTGgcgatctcctccatgtccgacacCACCTCTCAGCCCTCGCTCAACGCGTTCCTCGCCTCGCTGCAATACCACCCCAGGGACGCGGGCATCCCCTACCTCGACCTCGAGCGCCTCGACCAGTACTGGGCGCAGACGCGCAGCATGTACCAGCAGTTCGAGAGCGGCCTCAAGTGCGGCACCGCGCGCGTCTACGAGCACCAGATCCCTGGCGGCCAGTACTCCAACCTCTACGCTCAGTGCCTGTCGCTCGGCATGATGCACAAGTGGGACCAGGTCCTCGACACCTACCGAGACGTCAACAAGCTCTTCGGCAACATCGTCAAGGTCACCCCATCCAGCAAGTGCGTCGGCGACATGGCTCTCTACCTCATCAAGAACGGCCTCACCTGCGAGGACGTTCTCGCGCGCGGCGAGCAAATCGACTTTCCCGAGTCCGTCGTTCAACTCTTCTCCGGCGAACTCGGCTTCCCTCACCACGGCTTCCCCCCCGAGGTCTCCTGCAAAATCCTCAAGGGCGCCCCCTCCTCCGGCAAGCCCTACATCCCCCCCGTCGACTTCCACGCCGAGCGCCTCTTCCTGCAGTCCAAACACGGACCCGACATCACCGACGAAGACGTCGTCTCCCACGTCCTCTACCCCAAAATCTTCGACTCCTTCATGGCCCACCGCGCCAAGTTCGGCTGGAAGATCAACTGGCTCCAGTCCCACGTCTTCTTCTTCGGCATGGTCATCGGCGAAACCGTCCCCGTCAACTACCCCGAGGACAACCGCACCCTCTCCCAAACCGTCCCCCACCTGCTCTCCCTCAAACGCATCGGCCCCCTCACCAAACAACAAGAACACGTCTTCGAATTCGAAGTCGACTCCCAGGTCCGCAAGGTCCGCGTCGTCGACCAAGCCGTCGCCACCTCCGACGCCAAAGTCCCCAAAGCCGACCCCTCCAACCCCAAGcacatcccctcccccctccccggcgTCATCGAACTCCTCTTCGTCGGACTCAACAGCGAAGTCAAGAAAAAAGACCCCATCGCCACCATCTCCGCCATGAAAATGGAAGTCCAAGTCGTCTCCCCCTTCGACGGCACCGTCCTCGACATCCCCATCAAAATCGGCTCCCAAGTCGACATCGGCAGCCTCATCGCCGTCGTCGAGCCCAAGAAGTTCCCCCCTCCCAGCGCCTAGCGCCAAAACGCCGCGCCTTGTGTCCCTCGCTCCAATTAGACCGTTTTTCTAGTCgttagcgtttctttttttttttttttttttttctcccttctCTTCCACCGTACACCCACACTTCTCCGGCCCATGATCAAGTCTAAGCCCGGTGCCTCTCAGCCCAAACCCCGCCCGGCCGTCTCCAGGCGCGCGCCCGTCCCCGGCAACCGGCCCGCCCCGGCGCTCAAATCCCTCTCGGACCCCGTAAGAGCacgctctctctttctttctctctgccTCGGCCTGCCTCGCCACCGCTGACTCCTTCTCTCCCTCGAAACAGAAAGGCCCCGACAACCCCCCCCACAAGGGGCCCCAACGCGTCCCCATGAGGGCCAACCCATCCTCGGGGCTCGTCTCCAAGAAGCCCGTCTCCGCCCCTTGCGCGTCCGTCGCCCCCGCCGCCAACGCCAAGCAAAAAACGTAccaccctctcttttttttttttttttttttttttcgcttcccgCCTCCTCACCCTCCTCCCAGCTCCGACGTCGCTCAAAAGAAGAAGTGGACCCTCGACGACTTCGAACTCGGGAAGCTTCTCGGCCACGGCAGGTTCGGCAAGGTCTACCTCGCCAGGGAAAAGAGGACCAAATTCGTCGTCGCCCTCAAAGTCATCCTCAAGCAACACCTCCTCGAGTCCGGCACCGAGATCCAACTCCGCCAAGAGATCGAAATCCAGTCCCACCTCcggtaacgttttttttttttttcccccccctgtCGTTGTCACtcgccctaacccccccccccccgctcaaaAGTCACCCGCACACGCTGCGCCTCTACGGGTACTTCCACGACGCAAAGCGCGTCTACCTGGTCCTGGAGTACGCGGCTCGCGGCGAACTGTACAAGGAACTGATCGCGCAGACCAAGTTCAGCGAGCAAGTGGCCGCCAAGTACGTCTCCTGCATCGCCGACGCGCTGCTCTACATGCACAAGAAAAACGTGGCTCACCGCGACATCAAGCCGGAAAACATGGTGCTGGACCTCAAGGGAAACGTGAAGATAGCGGACTTCGGCTGGTCGTCCGTGGTTTCGGAGTCCTCCAGGCGCAACACGCTCTGCGGCACGCTGGACTACCTGCCCCCCGAG from Schistocerca gregaria isolate iqSchGreg1 unplaced genomic scaffold, iqSchGreg1.2 ptg001234l, whole genome shotgun sequence harbors:
- the LOC126329997 gene encoding uncharacterized protein LOC126329997 isoform X1, which encodes MIKSKPGASQPKPRPAVSRRAPVPGNRPAPALKSLSDPKGPDNPPHKGPQRVPMRANPSSGLVSKKPVSAPCASVAPAANAKQKTSDVAQKKKWTLDDFELGKLLGHGRFGKVYLAREKRTKFVVALKVILKQHLLESGTEIQLRQEIEIQSHLRHPHTLRLYGYFHDAKRVYLVLEYAARGELYKELIAQTKFSEQVAAKYVSCIADALLYMHKKNVAHRDIKPENMVLDLKGNVKIADFGWSSVVSESSRRNTLCGTLDYLPPEIIERRGHDSRVDVWSLGVLAYELITGEAPFLDRGEEKTLKKICNVEIVYPSYVSSEAKDLIGRLLVHTPSKRMNLEEVLRHPWVARHAEARAGS
- the LOC126329997 gene encoding uncharacterized protein LOC126329997 isoform X2; the protein is MRANPSSGLVSKKPVSAPCASVAPAANAKQKTSDVAQKKKWTLDDFELGKLLGHGRFGKVYLAREKRTKFVVALKVILKQHLLESGTEIQLRQEIEIQSHLRHPHTLRLYGYFHDAKRVYLVLEYAARGELYKELIAQTKFSEQVAAKYVSCIADALLYMHKKNVAHRDIKPENMVLDLKGNVKIADFGWSSVVSESSRRNTLCGTLDYLPPEIIERRGHDSRVDVWSLGVLAYELITGEAPFLDRGEEKTLKKICNVEIVYPSYVSSEAKDLIGRLLVHTPSKRMNLEEVLRHPWVARHAEARAGS
- the LOC126330000 gene encoding importin-11-like yields the protein MRARSGEFFEPVRERAVCFAVEWIERGVEGGVAEKLLLMLRMELRRGEWGTWSSGLFRSVVERYLCLSYEEVDRWRSDPQSVCFAPHEEPFESELREVAEECVLVMLERWSSLAVEELLGSVVEGERACRERPSMGEEIRLDGWYYALGLAVDRELVECPEVEEEWSSPILRRRMLWLAEKSNRVEKIPRALERVVRALSSDPDVVNRLSAARALQRIVDGFRFDFEQSGICRLLELALSSLCELPFALRDQGPIETALQSLSHLLLASSGRVGRRAEGPLRLALSMWAESSLEPIRGSVLELLSRVVSCLETESNSVHEAIAPIIACSVSPDNPLLEEGLGLWVSAVRSAPSASEQLVSLLESLSPVLLSASCHCSPELLDLSVQLVESHVLMGFPEFVGKLWELFCRVLDEVNPSISKLVSKALYVILLTQPSSEVARLQPVFSRLASSVSSDPVHCPVFHLELLNLLLLFHPPCLASLMSPLELLSASLRRFHAMEDWYHRKAFLMAACSQLWTEQLSSRSPVLSECISLCLSSDADLDHFEECEEAPNLDPELVAVPKLHPNSLQAQQLRQLRLCDPVRQVELRQWASQALRAASALDGASLDAVLSSLPEAVKSEFR